A part of Amphiprion ocellaris isolate individual 3 ecotype Okinawa chromosome 16, ASM2253959v1, whole genome shotgun sequence genomic DNA contains:
- the pno1 gene encoding RNA-binding protein PNO1 — MDIDKNPTVEAGATAMESKEDADSFTKVKSRKTQKRKLEPDGADMDTEEPVKRPQFKPLSGDKLRGPDEMRKIPVPAHRYTPLKDNWLKIFTPIVENLHLQVRFNLKTRNVEIKTCKETQDIGSLTKAADFVKAFILGFQVEDALALIRLDELFLESFDVTDVKPLKGDHLSRAIGRIAGKGGKTKFTIENVTKTRIVLADTKVHILGSFQNIKMARTAICNLILGSPPSKVYGNIRVVASRTAERF; from the exons ATGGACATCGATAAAAACCCAACCGTAGAAGCCGGAGCAACAGCTATGGAGAGTAAAGAAGACGCAGATTCTTTCACTAAAGTAAAATCTAGAAAAACTCAGAAGAGAAAACTTGAACCGGACGGAGCGGACATGGACACGGAGGAGCCGGTGAAACGGCCTCAGTTTAAACCGCTGTCAGGAGACAAACTACGG GGTCCGGATGAGATGCGTAAAATCCCTGTTCCTGCTCACAGATACACCCCTCTGAAGGACAACTGGCTGAAGATCTTCACTCCCATTGTAGAAAACCTGCATCTGCAAGTCAGATTCAACCTCAAGACCAGAAACGTCGAAATCAAA ACGTGTAAAGAAACACAGGACATCGGTTCACTGACAAAAGCTGCAGATTTCGTTAAAGCGTTTATTCTTGGATTCCAGGTTGAA GACGCTCTGGCTCTCATCAGATTAGACGAGCTTTTCCTCGAAAGCTTCGATGTCACGGACG TAAAACCTCTGAAGGGCGACCACTTATCCAGAGCCATCGGGAGGATAGCGGGGAAGGGAGGAAAAACCAAATTCACCATCGAAAACGTCACAAAGACTCGTATTGTCCTCGCAGACAC AAAAGTTCACATATTAGGGTCTTTCCAGAACATCAAGATGGCTCGAACAGCGATCTGCAACCTGATCTTGG GAAGTCCACCTTCAAAGGTCTACGGCAACATCAGAGTGGTGGCCAGCAGGACGGCAGAGAGATTCTGA
- the dnaaf10 gene encoding dynein axonemal assembly factor 10 isoform X2, with protein MSTPLSKPQIIAHIQKSLNYTVFDSKWIPSSAKFVCLGNFPRGTGVMQIYEVQHGEAQLVKEVEKPKPIKCGTFGATSLQQRHIATGDFDGNLNIWNLEMPDVPVYTVKAHKEIVNSIDGVGGLGIGDGAPEIITGSRDGTVKVWDPRQKDSPVANMEPVEGETKRDCWTVAFGHAFNDQDRCVCAGYDNGDIKLFDLRNMSLRWETNIKNGVCCVEFDRKDINMNKLVATSLEGKFHVFDMRTQHPTKGFVSVSEKAHKSTVWQVRHLPQNRDIFMTAGGTGNLYLWK; from the exons ATGTCAACGCCTCTGTCGAAGCCTCAGATTATCGCCCACATCCAGAAGAGTTTAAACTACACGGTTTTCGACAGCAAATGGATTCCGAGCAGCGCTAAATTCGTGTGTTTGGGGAACTTTCCCAGAGGAACCGGAGTGATGCAGATCTATGAGGTTCAGCACGGAGAGGCTCAGCTAGTCAAAGAG GTAGAGAAACCTAAACCCATAAAGTGTGGGACGTTTGGGGCCACCTCTCTTCAACAGAGACACATAGCGACAGGGGATTTTGATGGAAATCTCAATATATG GAATCTGGAGATGCCTGATGTTCCAGTTTACACGGTGAAGGCCCATAAAGAGATCGTGAACAGCATCGATGGTGTCGGTGGTCTGGGGATCGGTGACGGAGCACCTGAGATAATCACTGGGAGCAGAGACG GGACAGTGAAGGTGTGGGATCCCAGACAGAAGGACTCACCTGTAGCCAACATGGAGCCGGTGGAAGGAGAAACCAAGAGGGACTGCTGGACTGTCGCATTTG GTCACGCCTTCAACGACCAGGACCGCTGTGTGTGTGCCGGTTACGACAACGGCGACATTAAACTCTTTGACCTGCGGAACATGTCTCTACGGTGGGAAACCAACATCAAAAATGGG GTCTGCTGCGTGGAGTTTGACAGGAAAGACATCAACATGAACAAGCTGGTGGCGACCTCGCTGGAGGGAAAGTTCCATGTCTTCGACATGAGGACCCAGCACCCCACCAAGGGCTTCGTCTCCGTTTCCGAAAAG GCTCATAAATCCACCGTCTGGCAGGTGAGACATTTGCCTCAAAACAGGGACATCTTTATGACTGCAGGGGGAACAGGCAACCTCTACCTGTGGAAATAG
- the dnaaf10 gene encoding dynein axonemal assembly factor 10 isoform X1 — MSTPLSKPQIIAHIQKSLNYTVFDSKWIPSSAKFVCLGNFPRGTGVMQIYEVQHGEAQLVKEVEKPKPIKCGTFGATSLQQRHIATGDFDGNLNIWNLEMPDVPVYTVKAHKEIVNSIDGVGGLGIGDGAPEIITGSRDGTVKVWDPRQKDSPVANMEPVEGETKRDCWTVAFGHAFNDQDRCVCAGYDNGDIKLFDLRNMSLRWETNIKNGVCCVEFDRKDINMNKLVATSLEGKFHVFDMRTQHPTKGFVSVSEKAHKSTVWQVRHLPQNRDIFMTAGGTGNLYLWKYEYPAQRSKKDADGGDVGVAGSISLLQNVTLSTQPIASLDWSPDKQGLCVCSGFDQSVRVLIVTKLNVV, encoded by the exons ATGTCAACGCCTCTGTCGAAGCCTCAGATTATCGCCCACATCCAGAAGAGTTTAAACTACACGGTTTTCGACAGCAAATGGATTCCGAGCAGCGCTAAATTCGTGTGTTTGGGGAACTTTCCCAGAGGAACCGGAGTGATGCAGATCTATGAGGTTCAGCACGGAGAGGCTCAGCTAGTCAAAGAG GTAGAGAAACCTAAACCCATAAAGTGTGGGACGTTTGGGGCCACCTCTCTTCAACAGAGACACATAGCGACAGGGGATTTTGATGGAAATCTCAATATATG GAATCTGGAGATGCCTGATGTTCCAGTTTACACGGTGAAGGCCCATAAAGAGATCGTGAACAGCATCGATGGTGTCGGTGGTCTGGGGATCGGTGACGGAGCACCTGAGATAATCACTGGGAGCAGAGACG GGACAGTGAAGGTGTGGGATCCCAGACAGAAGGACTCACCTGTAGCCAACATGGAGCCGGTGGAAGGAGAAACCAAGAGGGACTGCTGGACTGTCGCATTTG GTCACGCCTTCAACGACCAGGACCGCTGTGTGTGTGCCGGTTACGACAACGGCGACATTAAACTCTTTGACCTGCGGAACATGTCTCTACGGTGGGAAACCAACATCAAAAATGGG GTCTGCTGCGTGGAGTTTGACAGGAAAGACATCAACATGAACAAGCTGGTGGCGACCTCGCTGGAGGGAAAGTTCCATGTCTTCGACATGAGGACCCAGCACCCCACCAAGGGCTTCGTCTCCGTTTCCGAAAAG GCTCATAAATCCACCGTCTGGCAGGTGAGACATTTGCCTCAAAACAGGGACATCTTTATGACTGCAGGGGGAACAGGCAACCTCTACCTGTGGAAATA TGAGTATCCAGCTCAGAGAAGCAAAAAGGATGCTGACGGCGGGGATGTGGGCGTGGCCGGCTCCATCAGCCTCCTACAGAACGTCACTCTGTCCACTCAGCCCATCGCCAGCCTGGACTGGAGCCCTGACAAGCAGggcctgtgtgtgtgctcagGCTTTGACCAGTCTGTTCGGGTCCTGATCGTCACCAAACTCAACGTGGTGTGA